In Oryza sativa Japonica Group chromosome 11, ASM3414082v1, the following are encoded in one genomic region:
- the LOC4351100 gene encoding uncharacterized protein, producing MAAAADHAATAIAIPGDPLADSACSTPFVSAPSSPTREREREHHFASPHGAPCFFSAPASPTRGGGGGGCLGDFDFDFSSRFPSPSAAAMSSADELFHNGQIRAVRLSAMLLQPQPLAPLVDGDGHASHLAEEDAAAVEEDGAEADERGRIRSRSVRRKARSMSPFRTRWRAPSPAPETAEEVEAVATPAASRSSSSSSTASSASSTSSRGSRRWAFLKDLLHRSKSDGGKNHHHDTAPPPPPPKRSPSPSPSPSPAPAAASARGGRGAATGRRSRRRSAHERLYEARRAEAEEMRRRTYLPYRQGLLLFGCIGLGSRGYGAVHGLARGLNAAAAVSSRS from the coding sequence atggcggccgccgccgaccacgcaGCCACCGCCATTGCCATCCCCGGCGACCCTCTCGCCGACAGCGCCTGCTCCACCCCGTTCGTCAGCGCGCCGTCCAGCCCgacgcgggagcgggagcgggagcacCACTTCGCTTCTCCCCACGGCGCGCCGTGCTTCTTCAGCGCGCCGGCGAGCCccacccgcggcggcggcggcggcgggtgcctCGGTGACTTCGACTTCGACTTCTCGTCGCGGTTCCCGTCTccctccgcggcggcgatgTCGTCAGCGGATGAGCTCTTCCACAACGGCCAGATCCGCGCTGTCCGTCTCTCCGCGATGCTCCTCCAGCCTCAGCCTCTGGCTCcgctcgtcgacggcgacggccacgCGTCGCATCTGGCggaggaggatgcggcggcggtggaggaggatggTGCGGAGGCCGACGAGCGTGGCCGCATCCGCAGCCGGTCGGTTCGACGGAAGGCGCGGTCGATGTCCCCGTTCCGCACGCGCTGGAGGGCGCCTTCTCCCGCGCCGGAGACCGCCGAGGAGGTCGAGGCAGTcgccacgccggcggcgtctcgctcgtcgtcgtcctcgtcgacggCTTCCTCCGCTTCGTCCACCTCCTCACGAGGCTCCCGCCGGTGGGCGTTCTTGAAGGATCTCCTCCACCGGAGCAAGTCGGACGGCGGCAAGAACCACCACCACGacaccgcgccaccgcctcctccgccaaaGAGGagcccgtccccgtccccgtctccgtctccggctccggcggcggcgagcgcgagaggagggagaggggcagcaacggggaggaggagcaggaggagatCGGCGCACGAGAGGCTGTACGAGGcgaggagggcggaggcggaggagatgcggcggcggacgtACCTGCCGTACCGGCAGGGGCTCCTCCTCTTCGGCTGCATCGGCCTCGGCTCCCGCGGCTACGGCGCCGTCCACGGCCTCGCGCGGGGgctcaacgccgccgccgccgtctcatcGCGGTCATGA
- the LOC4351099 gene encoding pentatricopeptide repeat-containing protein At1g09190: protein MAGDGEPPALSAAVTTPDGWHPRTAERRLLHLLHHSPPARRRPLELLAFAVRHCLPSSPPSPHHHSLAALLLLSSPPPPALPLLRLVPPHAPPPLPLLNAAIKALSASSPPLAFRLLSSLRRLHAPDRLSFLPLLGCVSSLSLLSAVHALLLRLGFLSHHAISLALLKPYPLHYARVLFDEMTQRNKCTVAYNTLITACFRADDLGAARHLFDEMQRYRRSRRSVVSWNVMIAGCAWCKKDDIAVLCFERMVREGEVAPDDGTLAAVLPVCGRLGNVGVGRWAHEHARKSGLLDRKVHVANAVMDMYCKCGDVHSAREVFKGMRQRSVVSWNTMISGFSLNGHGIEGIELYREMRTHGEMPNEVTFLGVLGCCAHAGAVDVGRDIFQSMQLEHGIEPVIEHYGCMVDLFGRSGLLEEAYALIQGMPMRPNAAIWGALLSACHAHSGISIAEVALKELINLEPWNSGNYVLLANLYAETGRWEEAGDARRLMRRMSVQKAPGQSLIEETEFQFTNT, encoded by the coding sequence atggccggcgacggcgagccgccGGCGCTGTCCGCCGCGGTGACGACGCCGGACGGGTGGCACCCgcgcacggcggagcggcgcctcctccacctcctgcaccactcccctcccgcgcggcggcggccgctcgAGCTCCTCGCCTTCGCCGTCCGACACTgcctcccgtcgtcgccgccgtccccgcacCACCACTCCCTCGCCGCGCtgctgctcctctcctccccgccgccgccggctctcccgctcctccgcctcgtcccgcctcacgcgccgcctccgctgccTCTCCTCAACGCCGCCATCAAGGCCCtctcggcctcctcgccgccgctcgcgttccggctcctctcctctctccgccgcctccacgcgccCGACCGCCTCTCGTTCCTGCCCCTCCTAGGTTGCGTATCGtccctttctctcctctccgcAGTCCACGCGCTTCTTCTCCGCCTCGGTTTCCTTTCACATCACGCCATCTCTCTCGCGCTCCTCAAGCCATATCCTCTCCACTACGCCCGCGTCCTGTTTGACGAAATGACGCAGAGGAACAAGTGCACCGTCGCCTACAACACACTCATCACGGCCTGTTTCCGAGCTGATGATCTTGGTGCCGCACGCcacctgttcgacgaaatgcagAGATACAGGCGCTCCAGGAGGAGCGTGGTTTCTTGGAATGTTATGATCGCGGGGTGTGCTTGGTGCAAGAAGGATGACATTGCGGTCTTGTGCTTTGAGAGGATGGTCAGGGAGGGGGAGGTGGCACCGGATGATGGGACCCTTGCTGCTGTGCTGCCGGTCTGTGGGAGGTTGGGGAATGTCGGGGTGGGGAGATGGGCACATGAGCATGCACGTAAGAGTGGGTTGCTAGACAGGAAAGTACATGTTGCAAATGCAGTGATGGATATGTATTGCAAGTGTGGTGATGTTCATAGTGCAAGGGAGGTATTCAAGGGAATGCGACAGCGGAGTGTGGTGAGCTGGAACACCATGATTTCAGGATTTTCATTGAATGGCCATGGGATTGAGGGCATTGAGCTTTACCGAGAGATGAGGACACACGGTGAGATGCCCAATGAAGTGACATTTCTGGGGGTGCTTGGCTGCTGTGCGCATGCTGGGGCTGTGGATGTTGGGAGGGACATCTTCCAGAGCATGCAGCTAGAGCATGGTATTGAGCCAGTAATTGAGCATTATGGTTGTATGGTAGATTTATTTGGAAGATCTGGCCTTCTTGAGGAGGCATATGCATTGATTCAAGGGATGCCAATGAGACCTAATGCTGCGATATGGGGTGCACTGCTAAGCGCATGCCATGCTCATTCTGGGATTAGCATAGCTGAGGTGGCACTGAAAGAACTTATTAACCTTGAACCATGGAACTCAGGGAACTATGTCCTGTTGGCCAATCTTTATGCGGAAACAGGACGATGGGAGGAGGCAGGGGATGCGAGGAGACTGATGAGGAGGATGAGTGTGCAAAAGGCTCCAGGGCAGAGCTTAATCGAAGAAACCGAGTTTCAGTTCACAAATACATGA
- the LOC4351102 gene encoding uncharacterized protein: MGWAARFLTAVSFLAAGVLFAPDALLGGSGRSGAGVAAARLAHVLCFATAWGAALWVTFIGGIVMFKYLPRHQFGSLQGKMFPAYFMLISVCSAISVAAFAYLHPWKTASTIERYQLGFLISALGFDLSNLLVFTPMTTEMMMRRHKIEKDLGIGSEVGFSKNAEVARTNPTLAAMNKKFGMIHGLSSLANIMAFGSLAMHSWYLASKLQI; the protein is encoded by the exons ATGGGGTGGGCGGCGCGGTTCCTCACGGCAGtgtccttcctcgccgccggcgtgctcTTCGCGCCGGACGCTCTCCTCGGTGGCTCCGGCCGCTCCGGCGCCGGggtcgcggcggcgaggctggcgcACGTCCTCTGCTTCGCCACCGCCTGGGGCGCCGCGCTCTGGGTCACCTTCATCGGCGGCATCGTCATGTTCAA GTATTTGCCAAGGCACCAGTTTGGGAGTCTACAAGGGAAAATGTTCCCAGCCTACTTCATGTTGATATCAGTATGCTCGGCTATATCAGTGGCAGCTTTTGCGTATCTACATCCTTGGAAGACGGCATCTACCATTGAGCGCTATCAGCTTGGATTCTTGATCTCCGCCCTTGGTTTTGACCTTTCCAACCTTCTGGTTTTCACGCCCATGACCACTGAG ATGATGATGAGGCGGCACAAGATCGAGAAAGACCTCGGCATCGGCAGCGAGGTCGGGTTTTCGAAGAACGCGGAGGTGGCGAGGACGAACCCAACGCTGGCGGCCATGAACAAGAAGTTCGGGATGATCCATGGCCTGTCGTCTCTGGCCAACATCATGGCGTTCGGTAGCCTTGCAATGCACTCCTGGTACCTCGCCAGCAAGCTCCAGATCTGA
- the LOC4351103 gene encoding probable beta-D-xylosidase 2, with translation MRRLLLLPLLVLAGAAVGGGVVPVAARSAFACAAGGPAATLPFCRRSLPARARARDLVARLTRAEKVRLLVNNAAGVPRLGVAGYEWWSEALHGVSDTGPGVRFGGAFPGATAFPQVIGTAASFNATLWELIGQAVSDEGRAMYNGGQAGLTFWSPNVNIFRDPRWGRGQETPGEDPAVAARYAAAYVRGLQQQQPSSGRLKLAACCKHFTAYDLDNWSGTDRFHFNAVVTRQDLEDTFNVPFRSCVVDGRAASVMCSYNQVNGVPTCADAAFLRGTIRRRWGLAGYIVSDCDSVDVFYSDQHYTRTREDAVAATLRAGLDLDCGPFLAQYTEGAVAQGKVGDGDIDAAVTNTVTVQMRLGMFDGDPAAQPFGHLGPQHVCTAAHQELAVEAARQGIVLLKNDGRALPLSPATARRAVAVVGPHAEATVAMIGNYAGKPCRYTTPLQGVARYAARAAHQPGCTDVACAGSGQPIAAAVDAARRADATIVVAGLDQKIEAEGLDRASLLLPGRQAELISSVAKASKGPVILVLMSGGPIDIGFAQNDPKIAGILWAGYPGQAGGQAIADVIFGHHNPGGKLPVTWYPQDYLQKVPMTNMAMRANPAKGYPGRTYRFYTGPTIHPFGHGLSYTSFTHSIAHAPSQLTVRLSAHHAAASASASLNATARLSRAAAVRVAHARCEELRMPVHVDVRNVGERDGAHTVLVYAAAPASSAAEAAAGHGAPVRQLVAFEKVHVGAGGTARVEMGIDVCDGLSVADRNGVRRIPVGEHRLIIGELTHTVTIALEQLGV, from the exons ATGCGGCgcctcctgctcctcccgcTCCTGGTGCTCGCcggggcggcggtcggcgggggCGTCGTCCCCGTCGCGGCGCGGTCGGCGTTCGCGTGCGCGGCGggcgggccggcggcgacgctgcCGTTCTGCAGGCGGTCGctgccggcgcgggcgcgggcgcgcgacCTGGTGGCGCGGCTGACGCGCGCCGAGAAGGTGCGGCTGCTGGTGAACAacgccgccggcgtgccgcgGCTGGGCGTCGCCGGGTACGAGTGGTGGTCGGAGGCGCTCCACGGCGTGTCCGACACGGGGCCCGGGGTGAGGTTCGGCGGCGCGTTCCCCGGCGCCACCGCGTTCCCGCAGGTCATCGGCACCGCCGCGTCGTTCAACGCCACCCTCTGGGAGCTCATCGGGCAG GCGGTGTCCGACGAGGGTCGCGCGATGTACAACGGCGGTCAGGCGGGGCTGACGTTCTGGAGCCCCAACGTGAACATCTTCCGCGACCCGCGGTGGGGCCGCGGCCAGGAGACCCCCGGCGAggaccccgccgtcgccgcccgctaCGCCGCCGCCTACGTCCGCGGcctccagcagcagcaaccctcctccggccgcctcaAGCTCGCCGCCTGCTGCAAGCACTTCACCGCCTACGACCTCGACAACTGGTCCGGCACCGACCGCTTCCACTTCAACGCCGTCGTGACGCGCCAGGACCTCGAGGACACCTTCAATGTCCCCTTCCGCTCCTGCGTCGTCGACGGCCGCGCCGCCAGCGTCATGTGCTCCTACAACCAGGTCAACGGCGTGCCCACCTGCGCCGACGCGGCGTTCCTCCGGGGAACCATCCGCCGCCGGTGGGGGCTCGCAGGCTACATCGTCTCCGACTGCGATTCGGTTGATGTGTTCTACAGCGACCAGCACTACACGCGGACCAGGGAGGACGCCGTCGCGGCGACGCTCCGGGCGGGGCTCGACCTCGACTGCGGCCCGTTCTTGGCGCAGTACACCGAGGGCGCCGTCGCGCAGGGGAAGGTCGGCGATGGCGACATTGATGCCGCGGTGACGAACACCGTCACGGTGCAGATGCGGCTCGGGATGTTCGACGGCGACCCGGCGGCGCAGCCGTTCGGGCACCTGGGCCCGCAGCACGTGTGCACGGCGGCGCACCAGGAGctcgcggtggaggcggcgcggcaggggATCGTCCTCCTCAAGAACGACGGGCGGGCGCTGCcgctgtcgccggcgacggcgcgccgcgccgtcgccgtcgtgggcCCGCACGCCGAGGCAACGGTGGCGATGATCGGGAACTACGCCGGGAAGCCGTGCAGGTACACAACGCCGCTGCAGGGCGTCGCCCGGTACGCCGCGCGGGCCGCGCACCAGCCGGGATGCACCGACGTGGCGTGCGCGGGAAGCGGCCAGCCGATCGCGGCGGCCGTcgacgccgctcgccgcgccgacgcgaccatcgtcgtcgccggcctcgaccAGAAGATCGAGGCCGAGGGGCTGGACCGCGCgagcctcctcctccctggCCGGCAAGCGGAGCTCATCTCGTCGGTGGCGAAGGCGTCGAAAGGGCCGGTGATCCTGGTGCTCATGTCCGGTGGCCCCATCGACATTGGGTTCGCGCAGAACGACCCGAAGATCGCCGGAATCCTGTGGGCTGGGTACCCCGGCCAGGCCGGCGGGCAGGCCATTGCTGACGTCATCTTCGGCCACCACAACCCAG GAGGGAAGCTGCCGGTGACATGGTACCCGCAAGATTACCTGCAGAAGGTGCCGATGACGAACATGGCGATGCGCGCCAATCCGGCCAAGGGCTACCCCGGCCGGACCTACCGCTTCTACACCGGCCCGACCATCCACCCCTTCGGCCATGGCCTCAGCTACACCTCCTTCACCCACTCCATCGCCCACGCGCCGTCGCAGCTCACCGTCCGCCTCTCcgcccaccacgccgccgcctccgcctccgcctcgctcaACGCCACGGCTCGcctcagccgcgccgccgccgtgcgcgtcgCGCACGCGCGGTGCGAGGAGCTGAGGATGCCGGTGCACGTCGACGTCAGGAACGTGGGAGAACGCGACGGCGCGCACACGGTGCTCGTgtacgccgcggcgccggcgtcgtccgcggcggaggcggcggcgggccacgGCGCGCCGGTGCGGCAGCTGGTGGCGTTCGAGAAGGTGCACGTGGGCGCCGGCGGGACGGCGAGGGTGGAGATGGGCATCGACGTGTGCGACGGGCTCAGCGTCGCCGACCGGAACGGGGTCCGAAGGATCCCCGTCGGCGAGCACCGCCTCATCATCGGCGAGCTCACGCACACCGTCACCATCGCCCTCGAGCAGCTAGGGGTATAG
- the LOC9266964 gene encoding putative disease resistance protein RGA4, giving the protein MATIVDTLVGSCINKLQAIITDKAILILGVKDELEELQRRTDLIRYSLQDAEARRMKDSAVQKWLDQLRDVMYDVDDIIDLARFKGSVLLPNYPMSSSRKSTACSGLSLSSCFSNIRIRHEVAVKIRSLNKKIDNISKDDVFLKLSLTQHNGSGSAWTPIESSSLVEPNLVGKEVVHACREVVDLVLAHKAKNVYKLAIVGTGGVGKTTLAQKIFNDKKLEGRFDHRAWVCVSKEYSMVSLLAQVLSNMKIHYEKNESVGNLQSKLKAGIADKSFFLVLDDVWHYKAWEDLLRTPLNAAATGIILVTTRDETIARVIGVDRTHRVDLMSADIGWELLWRSMNIKEEKQVKNLRDTGIEIVRKCGGLPLAIRAIAKVLASLQDQTENEWRQILGKNAWSMSKLPDELNGALYLSYEVLPHQLKQCFLYCALFPEDATIFCGDLTRMWVAEGFIDEQEGQLLEDTAERYYHELIHRNLLQPDGLYFDHSRCKMHDLLRQLASYLSREECFVGDPESLGTNTMCKVRRISVVTEKDIVVLPSMDKDQYKVRCFTNFSGKSARIDNSLFKRLVCLRILDLSDSLVHDIPGAIGNLIYLRLLDLDRTNICSLPEAIGSLQSLQILNLQGCESLRRLPLATTQLCNLRRLGLAGTPINQVPKGIGRLKFLNDLEGFPIGGGNDNTKIQDGWNLEELGHLSQLRCLDMIKLERATPCSSTDPFLLSEKKHLKVLNLHCTEQTDEAYSEEGISNVEKIFEKLEPPHNLEDLVIGDFFGRRFPTWLGSTHLSSVKYVLLIDCKSCVHLPPIGQLPNLKYLKINGASAITKIGPEFVGCWEGNLRSTEAVAFPKLEWLVIKDMPKWEEWSFVEEEEVQEEAAAAAKEGGEDGIAASKQKGEEAPSPTPRSSWLLPCLTKLDLVGCPKLRALPPQLGQQATNLKKLFIRDTRYLKTVEDLPFLSGGLQVEGCEGLERVSNLPQVRELFVNECPNLRHVEELGGLEQLWLDEGMQEISSLWVPRLQEQHRQLHGDEHELEVTEWL; this is encoded by the coding sequence ATGGCAACAATAGTGGATACTTTGGTTGGATCATGCATCAATAAGTTGCAAGCGATCATTACAGACAAGGCAATACTCATTTTAGGGGTAAAAGATGAGCTTGAAGAACTGCAGCGAAGAACAGATCTCATAAGATATTCTCTTCAGGATGCTGAGGCAAGGAGGATGAAAGATTCTGCAGTTCAAAAATGGCTTGACCAGCTAAGAGATGTTATGTATGATGTTGATGATATTATTGATTTGGCTAGATTTAAAGGAAGTGTCCTACTACCTAACTATCCTATGTCATCGTCAAGGAAATCTACTGCTTGCAGTGGCCTTTCACTTTCATCCTGCTTTTCTAATATTCGTATACGTCATGAAGTTGCTGTAAAAATTAGAAGCCTGAACAAAAAGATAGATAACATTTCAAAGGATGATGTATTTTTAAAACTCAGCCTCACACAACATAATGGAAGTGGTTCAGCATGGACACCTATAGAAAGCTCCAGCCTAGTTGAACCTAACCTTGTGGGCAAGGAGGTCGTACATGCTTGCAGAGAAGTGGTGGATTTGGTGCTTGCACACAAGGCAAAGAATGTTTACAAGCTTGCTATTGTTGGAACAGGGGGAGTTGGCAAGACAACACTAGCTCAGAAAATATTCAATGATAAAAAATTAGAAGGGAGATTTGACCATCGTGCCTGGGTTTGTGTCTCCAAGGAGTATTCTATGGTTTCCCTTTTGGCACAAGTTCTTAGTAATATGAAAATtcattatgaaaaaaatgaatcagTTGGGAACCTTCAAAGCAAACTCAAAGCAGGCATTGCAGACAAGAGTTTTTTCCTTGTGTTGGATGATGTATGGCACTATAAAGCATGGGAAGATTTACTAAGAACTCCACTAAATGCGGCAGCCACAGGAATAATTCTAGTAACTACTCGAGATGAAACTATTGCTCGTGTAATTGGGGTGGACCGCACTCATAGAGTTGATTTGATGTCAGCCGATATAGGATGGGAGTTACTTTGGAGGAGCATGAACATCAAAGAAGAGAAACAAGTGAAAAATCTACGGGACACAGGTATCGAGATTGTCCGCAAATGTGGTGGCCTACCTCTTGCAATCAGGGCTATTGCCAAAGTCTTAGCAAGCCTGCAAGATCAAACAGAGAATGAGTGGAGACAGATATTGGGGAAAAATGCCTGGTCCATGAGCAAACTTCCTGATGAATTAAATGGTGCTTTATATCTGAGTTATGAAGTGCTGCCGCACCAGCTGAAGCAATGTTTTCTTTATTGTGCACTTTTCCCTGAAGATGCAACCATTTTCTGTGGTGATCTTACTAGGATGTGGGTGGCTGAAGGCTTTATAGATGAGCAAGAAGGCCAATTATTAGAAGACACAGCAGAGAGGTATTATCATGAGTTGATCCATCGGAACTTGCTCCAACCAGATGGTTTATATTTTGACCACAGCAGGTGCAAGATGCATGATCTCTTAAGGCAACTTGCTTCTTATTTGTCAAGAGAAGAATGTTTTGTTGGAGACCCAGAGTCACTAGGGACTAATACTATGTGCAAAGTACGGCGTATTTCAGTTGTCACTGAGAAGGACATAGTGGTGTTACCTAGCATGGACAAGGATCAATATAAAGTGAGGTGTTTTACAAACTTCTCTGGGAAGTCAGCAAGAATTGATAATTCACTTTTCAAGAGACTTGTATGTCTTCGCATTTTGGATTTGTCTGACTCACTTGTACATGACATCCCAGGTGCGATTGGAAATTTGATTTATCTGCGGTTGCTCGATCTTGACAGGACAAATATATGTTCTCTCCCAGAGGCCATTGGCTCCCTTCAAAGCCTTCAAATATTGAATTTGCAGGGGTGTGAATCTTTGCGCAGACTTCCTTTGGCAACAACTCAACTATGCAATTTGAGGCGGCTTGGTCTTGCTGGTACTCCAATAAACCAGGTTCCAAAAGGGATAGGAAGACTGAAATTTCTCAATGATTTAGAAGGATTTCCTATCGGTGGTGGAAATGACAATACCAAAATACAAGATGGATGGAATTTGGAAGAGTTGGGTCATCTTTCACAGTTGAGGTGTCTTGATATGATAAAATTGGAGAGAGCTACTCCTTGCAGCAGTACAGACCCATTTCTACTATCAGAGAAAAAGCATCTCAAAGTTCTGAATCTACACTGCACTGAACAGACAGATGAAGCATATTCAGAGGAAGGCATTAGCAATGTTGAGAAGATCTTTGAGAAGCTAGAACCTCCACACAACTTAGAAGATCTTGTTATCGGGGATTTCTTTGGGCGAAGGTTCCCCACCTGGCTTGGTAGTACCCATTTGTCTTCAGTGAAATACGTGCTCCTCATAGATTGCAAATCTTGTGTGCATCTTCCCCCAATCGGACAGCTACCAAACTTGAAATACCTAAAAATTAATGGAGCAAGTGCAATCACCAAGATTGGACCCGAATTTGTTGGCTGCTGGGAGGGTAATCTCAGATCCACAGAGGCAGTTGCTTTCCCCAAGCTCGAATGGTTGGTCATCAAGGATATGCCCAAATGGGAGGAGTGGTCCTttgttgaagaagaagaagtgcaGGAGgaagcagctgcagcagccaaggaagggggagaggatgGAATTGCTGCTTCGAAGCAAAAGGGGGAGGAAGCCCCGTCTCCAACTCCAAGGTCGTCGTGGCTGCTGCCTTGTTTGACGAAGTTGGATCTCGTGGGCTGCCCCAAGCTGAGGGCTCTCCCACCACAGCTTGGACAGCAGGCCACCAACTTGAAGAAACTCTTTATAAGAGACACAAGATACTTGAAGACGGTGGAGGACCTCCCGTTCCTCTCTGGTGGCCTTCAAGTTGAAGGATGTGAAGGACTGGAGAGGGTCTCCAACCTTCCCCAAGTGAGAGAGCTGTTTGTAAATGAATGCCCGAATTTGAGGCATGTCGAGGAGTTGGGTGGTTTGGAGCAGCTATGGCTGGATGAAGGTATGCAGGAGATCTCTTCACTGTGGGTCCCAAGGCTTCAGGAGCAACACCGCCAGCTCCATGGAGATGAGCATGAGCTGGAGGTCACCGAGTGGCTCTGA